A genomic segment from Deinococcus aerophilus encodes:
- a CDS encoding YbfB/YjiJ family MFS transporter — translation MTSASDQPSRVSSRAPLLTAAGLAVGPVVALGFGRFAYALLLPPMQTALHWSYTQAGAMNTANGLGYLFGAVVAPLVMRRAGARAAFLASLLGTGVTLVLTALSGDLRWLLAMRFLTGLGGAVTFTSGGLLVAQVASAAPDRRAGAVLGLFYAGAGLGILLTGLGLPPLLAHTGADGWRAGWLGLGLVSLLGLGVAWTAARHTAARVQGSAALPVAQLRPLLRSLLAYACAGLGYVAYTTFSVSYLRSQGAGTPLVTLFWALLGLSGVLAPLVWSRLLSRRWGGRSMGLLMLLMGTGAALPVVSTAPWVAALSAVLFGLTALSVVASTTTLVRQSLPAAVWGAGVATYTVTFAAFQSLGPLLTGALADSGAGGLRLGLGASAALLLLGAGVAFSQRVVGDPG, via the coding sequence ATGACCTCGGCCTCAGACCAGCCCTCCCGCGTGTCCTCGCGCGCGCCGCTTCTGACCGCCGCCGGACTGGCTGTTGGCCCCGTGGTCGCGCTGGGCTTCGGGCGCTTCGCCTACGCGCTGCTGCTGCCGCCCATGCAGACGGCCCTGCACTGGAGTTACACCCAGGCCGGAGCGATGAACACCGCCAACGGGCTGGGCTACCTGTTCGGGGCGGTTGTGGCTCCGCTGGTGATGCGGCGGGCCGGTGCGCGCGCCGCCTTCCTGGCCTCTTTGCTCGGCACTGGCGTGACGCTGGTCCTGACGGCGCTCAGCGGTGATTTGCGCTGGCTGCTGGCGATGCGGTTCCTGACGGGTCTGGGCGGAGCCGTGACCTTCACCTCGGGCGGCCTGCTGGTGGCCCAGGTGGCCTCCGCCGCGCCGGACCGGCGGGCGGGCGCGGTCCTCGGACTGTTCTACGCCGGAGCGGGCCTGGGAATCCTGCTGACCGGGCTGGGGCTGCCGCCCCTGCTCGCCCATACGGGGGCCGATGGGTGGCGGGCCGGCTGGCTGGGCCTGGGGCTGGTGTCGCTGCTGGGCCTGGGCGTGGCCTGGACCGCCGCGCGCCACACGGCCGCCCGCGTGCAGGGCAGCGCCGCCCTGCCGGTGGCCCAGCTGCGGCCCCTGCTCAGGTCGCTGCTCGCGTACGCCTGCGCCGGACTGGGCTACGTGGCGTACACCACCTTCTCGGTGAGTTACCTGCGCAGTCAGGGGGCGGGTACCCCGCTGGTCACGCTGTTCTGGGCGCTGCTGGGGCTCTCTGGGGTGCTTGCCCCCCTGGTGTGGAGCCGCCTGCTGTCCAGGCGCTGGGGTGGGCGCAGCATGGGCCTCCTGATGCTGCTGATGGGCACGGGTGCGGCGCTGCCCGTCGTGTCGACGGCTCCCTGGGTCGCGGCGCTCTCGGCAGTGCTGTTCGGGTTGACGGCGCTCTCGGTGGTGGCCTCGACCACCACGCTGGTGCGCCAGAGCCTGCCCGCGGCAGTGTGGGGGGCGGGGGTGGCGACCTACACCGTGACCTTCGCGGCATTTCAGAGCCTGGGACCGCTGCTGACCGGAGCGTTGGCCGACAGCGGGGCGGGCGGCCTGCGGTTGGGCCTGGGAGCGTCGGCCGCCCTGCTGCTGTTGGGGGCCGGCGTGGCCTTCAGCCAGCGTGTCGTTGGCGACCCCGGCTGA
- a CDS encoding universal stress protein — protein MQHLFRHILVPLDPSPLSESALDAAVTLAAAFGARVTLLRVIEAECVAGEVQAHDPLQTALHGAQARAHLAHLAAGFRARGVAVETEVMVGDPAVQILACLREQGADLLVLCSHGQGGPGLWCLGGQAGKLLLLAHVSVLLVRPGGHDRPGPVLVPLDGSSRAEHALPVARLVAQARGTPVVLAHILTVPELPRHVPHTPHEQDLVQQLSALNRSAMERYLEDTAAHSAAEDLFDTLLLDSHHVVEALHDLIAREEIGLVVMSAHGHSGLRRWPYGSAALNLLTYAEVPVLIVQDLSPHEIGAGAAQDTRPPAGH, from the coding sequence ATGCAGCACCTGTTCAGGCACATTCTGGTGCCCCTGGACCCGTCCCCGCTCTCCGAGTCGGCGCTGGACGCCGCGGTGACGCTGGCCGCCGCCTTTGGGGCGCGGGTGACGCTGCTGCGGGTGATCGAGGCCGAGTGCGTGGCGGGTGAGGTGCAGGCACACGATCCGCTGCAGACGGCGCTGCACGGGGCTCAGGCGCGGGCCCATCTGGCCCACCTCGCCGCCGGGTTCAGGGCCCGGGGCGTGGCTGTGGAAACCGAGGTGATGGTGGGTGACCCCGCCGTTCAGATCCTGGCCTGTCTGCGTGAGCAGGGCGCCGACCTGCTGGTGCTGTGCAGCCACGGCCAGGGTGGACCGGGCCTCTGGTGCCTGGGGGGGCAGGCGGGCAAGCTGCTGCTGCTGGCCCACGTTTCGGTGCTGCTGGTGCGGCCCGGCGGGCACGACCGGCCCGGCCCGGTGCTGGTGCCGCTGGACGGCTCGTCCCGCGCGGAGCACGCCCTGCCGGTCGCGCGGCTGGTCGCGCAGGCGCGCGGCACACCAGTGGTGCTCGCCCACATCCTGACGGTGCCGGAGCTGCCCCGCCACGTGCCGCACACGCCGCATGAACAGGACCTGGTCCAGCAGCTGAGCGCCCTGAACCGCTCGGCCATGGAGCGCTACCTGGAGGACACGGCCGCGCACTCCGCTGCCGAGGATCTCTTTGATACGCTCCTGCTGGACAGCCACCATGTGGTGGAGGCGCTGCACGACCTGATTGCGCGTGAGGAAATCGGTCTGGTCGTGATGAGCGCCCACGGCCACTCGGGCCTGCGGCGCTGGCCCTACGGCAGCGCCGCCCTGAACCTGCTGACCTATGCGGAGGTGCCGGTTCTGATCGTGCAGGACCTGAGCCCGCACGAGATCGGCGCGGGGGCGGCGCAGGACACGCGCCCGCCCGCCGGGCATTGA